Proteins from a genomic interval of Diceros bicornis minor isolate mBicDic1 chromosome 34, mDicBic1.mat.cur, whole genome shotgun sequence:
- the LOC131397694 gene encoding vomeronasal type-1 receptor 4-like — MASGDVATGMIILLQMTVGILGNFCLLHHYLFLYYTGCRWRNTDLIFKHLVVANILVILSKGVPQTLAVLGLKDFLGDIGCKLVFYVHRVSRDVSIGTICLLSVFQVITISPRNSKWAELKVKAPKYLGTSTIFCWVLNMMLNITVPVYITGKWSNKNTTKKHNYGYCYTLHYENITDSLHVALILLHDGFCLGLMIWSSGSMVFILHRHKEQVKYIHTNNLSHRSLPETRATQRILVLLSTFVSLCTLSSIFHICLAVLNNHHLWLVKLSTFIAACFPTISPYIFISHDSRASRLCFA; from the coding sequence ATGGCCTCTGGGGATGTGGCAACAGGAATGATCATTTTATTACAGATGACGGTTGgaattctggggaatttctgtcttcttcaccATTATCTCTTCCTTTATTACACAGGATGCAGGTGGAGGAACACAGATTTGATTTTTAAGCACTTGGTTGTAGCTAACATCCTAGTCATTCTCTCTAAAGGAGTCCCCCAGACACTGGCAGTTTTGGGGTTAAAAGATTTCCTTGGTGATATTGGATGTAAACTGGTTTTCTATGTTCACAGAGTGAGCAGGGACGTGTCCATTGGCACCATctgcctcttgagtgtcttccagGTGATCACAATCAGCCCCAGGAACTCCAAGTGGGCAGAGCTTAAAGTGAAAGCTCCCAAGTACCTGGGCACCTCCACCATCTTCTGCTGGGTCCTGAATATGATGCTAAATATTACAGTTCCTGTGTATATAACTGGAAAATGGAGCaacaaaaataccacaaaaaaacacaattatgGATACTGTTATACTCTACATTATGAGAACATCACAGACTCACTCCATGTAGCACTGATATTATTACATGATGGTTTCTGTTTGGGGCTCATGATCTGGTCCAGCGGCTCCATGGTTTTCATCCTGCACAGGCATAAGGAGCAggtaaaatacatacatacaaacaatCTCTCCCACAGATCGTTGCCTGAGACCAGAGCCACCCAACGCATCCTTGTCCTGCTGAGCACCTTTGTATCTCTGTGCACTCTTTCCTCTATCTTTCACATTTGTTTGGCTGTTTTAAATAATCACCATCTGTGGCTGGTGAAGCTCTCTACATTCATTGCTGCCTGTTTTCCAACTATAAGCCCCTATATTTTCATAAGTCATGACTCCAGAGCATCCAGGCTCTGTTTTGCTTga